The Medicago truncatula cultivar Jemalong A17 chromosome 7, MtrunA17r5.0-ANR, whole genome shotgun sequence genome includes the window cggtaaaatgtcactaacggtcactaaacggtaaaatctcaatttactctattaacttaatgaaataactattctcactaatcactaaaagtaattcccaccaaaattataatttcacccgttctcacaaatgatcaaaatacccttaagtctaaaatgactaaataCCCTTCTagcacggaaacccatgaaaatgcacccaatgaagaataatcacacacaaacacatataaacacataataaaagtcattaaaataaatctagctaaaaaatGGGctgttattaaaataaaagtaacaaagattgaatgctagtctctctggaggcacattaggaatctcatcaggaaaaacttctggaaaattgcataccacttgtagtttatcaatcaccgcttgattctcaatagataaggaagccatcaaagaaaacatcaagattccaatacgttctaactgcttcagctgcttagtaaaTAAAAACTCTgcgccactttcctcttcagtATAAGAGAAATACACcgacttactaaaacaattaatatggacatggttgtactctaaccagttcatgccaagaatcacatccataccactcaaagataaacaaaccaaatcaatctCAAAATCACGATCAAACGtagacaaaggacatctcaaacacagaagagaagtagtcaccgaatcCTTAgttggagtttcgacaaccatctctccattcatattagACATAGTAAGACCCAACTTAGTAGCACAAtaaatagcaataaaacaatgcgtagcaccagtatcaataatagcaactaaaggtgtactatcaaaataacaagtacctctgatcaagagATCCtcgtctgagtaccagtcaatgCAAAAACTCTACTAGTAGTCTGTgccttcttaggcttcttgcacTGTGAACCAATGTGACCTTCCTCAttgcaattgaaacacacaatatcATCATGTTTGCACTCAGCTAGTGCATGACCTTTCTTACCACAGCGAAAACACCTCTTCACATCCCCAggacaagcattactcttgtggcctttctcaccacaagtaTAGCAGACAATTTCAGCAGGAGCATctttcttcttaggccgcctatcatcaaCCATTCTCTTTTTACCCttatcagcaggagcactataaggcttagggcgactctaCTGACCTTTGGTTTTTCACTCATTCAaaaccttgtaatgagccttggtatcctcctcatatatcctgcaactgctcaccagcTCAGAAAAGACACGGATCTTCTGTTAACCAATCACTCTCTTGATTTCAGCACGTAAACCGTTCTCGAATTTGATGCATTTcgaaaactcagcagtctctatagtgtagtgcggataaaactttgccaattccacaaacttggcagcatactctgtcactgACATGTTCCCTTGTTTCAGCTCTAGGAACTCagtctctttcttcccgcgaacatcttccggaaagtatctgttTAGGAACTCTCGCCTAaacatgtaacaccccgttttcccaatatacaaatttcttaaaacatttatcagagtaagcatcgtaaacaacgggatatcacataaaacgtaatccaaaacagttaaataatgatttaaccaaattgtcgtaaacattgcagcggaatttagttcataatccataaatcagtttggcacgtaggccccattaaaatatctcaaatgagttaaatcaacttaacaaaacataataaatgttcaacatcataaaacataaacatgatagtcacgtaagagaatgaagcatgcataatcataaagccccatcccgttacgtatcagagcgacctagacgacacagagaaggcaaggccactcacgacgacaattgcacactaagcacgatcacctgcacgttacccacggtcgaggtaacattcaaacagaaggggtgagatttcataacagaataacattaatcaatttaaaacataatcatcattgtatccttaataagcatttatcaagtaatcacataattaatcatcttcaacaatataACGTCATCACGTAATTACATAATCAATCGTCACCAACAtagcataatagacatgacaatgtgacaatgctcctagactccgtatatgcatgtggtaccaatcgtcatcataagtataaatatactttaatcgtgcggaggacaaagctcctataaaacgtgcggaggacaaagctcctaatattcgtggtgaggactaagctcaatgagatgctatgcatggactcttaacaacaaaacatcgtaatcatgtgcattcaataacttgaagcgaaacgtcatcattttcattatattcataaataaacattgcatactcagttaaataacagcagcagcatagtcaagtcacatatcagcagggagatatcaatatatcaacagcaattcaatagaatcataatcgtttcattatatctcacatattgcataatacattaatcatgctcaattaatatcaacatatcttaatagcttttacagactgcattaaacgttatcataaggtctcattaccaattacgggttcactcttgatcaaaaggtgcgacacagatcgcacaaccactcaaacagctacattctgaacttgctcgcgaggcgagagttcttactcgccatggcgagtaccactcagattcccaactaatgttgttttgggttcaatcctgtcctaaaatcattcctaatcatctctaggtatgtttaggcacttaaaggcactcaaggtccaactaaaaagtcgaaactacaaaatatgacatgcactctgcctaagctcgcgaggcgaggaaggtttgctcgccatggcgagttgcaccaaacaactcgcgaggcgaagggaaaaggctcgcgtggcgagcgatgaacttcatcactcgcgaggcgaggatcatagctcgccgtggcgagcgatgaatgtcgctacggccaggcttcctaaaaacaccaaaatccgtcgattcacaaggttctaagcttggttttgattccagaattcttcctaaacatattctaaggttaaaggacggttctttcatcaatctaaacaagttttaccgttttttctcaaattttagggttttgacctaattccaaaacttctctaaatcaatcctaactttgtcaactaatcatcagaattacagaaattaatgttactgagttattagtcccacccttacctggttatgaaggaaatcgcagccctcttggtctcttgctcccctctaagctttttctcccttttccaaaagttttcacgtacaatgagtttctaaaatattaggtcctctcctatttatatctcttcctaattacttaccttatctcactttcacccccaaaactatctaaaatatcaaaacagccctcaactaaatattttatattattttcaaatctttattttatttaacaataaaataaatctcatatcataatcaaatcctccaaaactcataacttatcacgtcatcaatcaaatcatcaaaacataccaaaatcatacatatactatataattataatataattgcctaaactcaattaaatcaACGATTAAatgaaagtgggcgttacaaaacACATCCCAAGTAACCATATCACCATTTTGCTCTAGGGTAGGTAAAAGACTCACCCACCAGTCATTAGCTtcttcagctagcatgtgcataccaaaacgcaccttctgaACCTCTGAACACTGCATCACACGAAAcactctctctatctctttgAGCCAAGTCTGAGCTCCATCAtggtcatatcttcccttgaaagtaggaggatgattcctcagaaaAGTCTCTAGCATCCTCGCTTCAGCACTTGCACCAGCATTCGCATTAGGCTGTTGCCCCACAGCTTGAGCCACGACCTAcagtgcagcagctaacgcagtgtcgtttcttccagccattcttaGTTTTCTAcacaacaagcaacaacaacataagacagtattacaACTATTActaaactcgacacgactcaactacttggccggacggaccgacctgctctgataccaattgtaacaccccgttttcccaacttaaaaatttcaaacatataatcagagtattcaacacataacggaatgctacacttcataaaatcataaacgagataattaactaattatccttcgacataaatcatcaacatattagcagcggattaaattcttcatcataaatagtcttggcacgcaggcctcatcaaaacatctcgtaaatcagttcaacaacttaatcatttaaaattcataaaacctAAGGACTTAGTTAGGGAAcaagaaatagccacaaaagatcccatcccgttacgtatcagagcaacctaaggactcagtgagggatagccactcacgacagcatcACCAACtacttaaacttgatcacctgcaagttactcatacgaagagcaacatttccaagcaggaGGGGTGAgatttaacaaaacaataatattaaacatataattcaacaattatatttaacaacatgaaaacatcataatattcatcatagataataatatatcattagCATCTTCATTAATAATTCATATAGAGAATCaaaacttcaacaacttggcaacttatcatctttgactcgacaaatgcgactatgcaacttagacctcttatatgcatttggtaccaatccagggcatcaagccctcaacgtaataagtattaatatacttcaagggcatcaagcccccaacataattaagctaaagctccagggcatcaagtgtaacgccctagtcgatatatttatttattttgaattaattagAGTCTTTtacatgattttaaataatattggtgatttatgtggcgtgttatattttattacatagtttattttataataattggaTTAAGTGAGAAAATAGTATTATTTTGGGATGTGGGgagttaattaataattaatggaattaagggagtttaatgaaaataGAGGGGAGTTACtttttgggagttaagaaaagagaatatCAGAAAAactgttttacgtgaaaacaacttttgggagaaaagggagagaagagcaagtagagccaagaaacccaaattgttgtgcatttctttctgcaattctaaggtaagggtgaggtttgcttcagtagtatagatgttaattctgattttgagtttaacaggttttatGTTGGAATTGGGAAGTTATATTCTTGGTGAATTATTGGGTTTTGAGTTTGAGGATTGTTGTTCTGaggttagaaataggttctgagtgcatacaaCATGTTATTTCacatctgtaaaccaatttggggagtgaattggaggaaaatgggatttttgggaaaaacctgcattctgcccgtacaaaagttcatcgctcgcctcgcgagtggcCTTGTTCGCctaggcgagtgagcaacttcatggctcgcctcgcgagcagaaccactcgccgtggcgagtacctgtgaggaattctggattttcaaattgttgttataagatgttttttggttagtttaatgtacctaaatgattttagagaggactggagcaagttttggattaaaaagatgaatagggagcttagaattgaagtttgagtgagaaaaatgtcaaaactcctgagagcaccatattttcgttcgccttgaactcgccatggcgagcaacccgttttctgagttcgccatagcgagcagatgtgctcgcaaggcgagttgcccagtatttGCATTGTTGATTCTGTTTTGGTATGTTGATGAATGGTATTGATGTTTAAGAATGATcatgattaattgtgcatttttctggaattaCTGAATTGATTCTGATGATTGTTGTTGACTGAAAGTACGCTTCTATTGAGTTAAGTTATACATGGGTTGCATTATGGagttgtgagtcatatacatatatatgcatttggtcGAGTTGTATGTAGGTATACACAAGTGATTCAGTCGCATATGCATaaaaagcgggagggcttctgccctggaacgccatgtcgttcaaagcgggaggacttatgtcctggaacaccttgttgttcaaagcggtgaggacttatgtcctgatgaatgctttaaccattcaaaacagcggtgagggcttcgaccctgattatggtaccacatgcatatttgcattctttgagaagtctaaggtgttgtcttagcaatgttgtcatgtcatttgcatgagtcggtgttgttggttgtatttgccctttgatgatgatgatgttgatgagtatatatttatacatttattatgaaatgatttgataatgatgaactgattatagttagggtgttagattcaattgatgtattttaatatctatattttattgttgtgaatctcaccccttctgcttgaaaatgttggccttcctatgggtaacttgcaggtgatcctgagtagttggtggtggctcaaatgtcgtgtctagggctctgatacattcgggatgggtttaccttatttgcttttcattccttatgtatcttattttggaacttgatgttgtggccctttgttggttgaattatgttgttaaggctttatgccaagatattattttggaggtttaaacagttgttgatgtttttatgataatattCCGGTGCTAATTAAATGATGATTTCATTGGATgtttaataaatagatttttttattctattttagaaattttgaaatagtagtgtgacatgcccgttggtTTGTACTCTGATGTTGtgtgtttaattattaataaattacttttggggaacggggtgttacaattggtatcagagcaggttggtccgtccggccaagtagtagagtcgtgttgagccacctggGATAGAGTGTTAactttaatgttgtttttgttattgttctgagttgttgtttccTATGTAGAACCTTGAGATGACTGGTAGTACTGATGCTGCTCtagttgctgcgcttgaggctgtagctcaagctgttcaacagcaaccgaaAGCTGAAGCTGGTAATGATGGaactaggatgttggagactttcttAAGGAATCATCTACCAACATTCAAAGGTAGATTTGATCCTGATGGTGCCCAGAAGTGGCTTAAGGAGGTTGACAgaattttcagggtcatgcagcgTTAAGAGGTGAAAAAGGTGCGGTTTTGGATGCATATGCTAGCGGAAGAGGCTGATGACTGGTGGATAAGTATGTTGCCCGTGCTGAAGCAGGATGGGGCTGTGGtaacctgggctgtgttcaggaaaGAGTTTCTGAGTAGGTACttcccggaagatgtccgaggtaagaaggaaattgagtttctggaattgaaacagggtgatatgtctgttacggagtatgctgcaaagttcgtggaacttgctaagttctacccccattacagtgcggagacagctgagttctccaagtgtattaagtttgagaatggacTGAGGGCTGATATCAaaagagctattgggtatcagAAGATTAGGATTTTCTCTGAGttggtaagcagctgcaggatatatgaggaagacaccaaagctcattataaggtgatgagtgagcgaagGGGTAAGGGACAACAAAGTCGTCCTAAACCTTACAATGCTCCTACTGACAAAGGAAAACAGAGgatgaatgatgagaggaggcccaagaggagagatgctcctgtttagattgtttgttacaagtgtggtgaaAAAGGGCACAAGAGCAATGTTTGTGGTAGAAATGAGAGGAAGTGTTttaggtgtggtcagaaaggacacacactAGCTGAATGtaagcgtggggacattgttTGCTACAACTGCAACGAagaaggtcatatcagttcacagtgtactcagccgaAGAAGGCTAGAACCGGTGGGAAAGTGATTGCATTGACTCGTACGCAGACtactaatgaggaccgacttatcagaggtacttgtttctttaatagtactcctttaattgctattatagatactggtgctactcattgtttcattgctattgaatgtgcttataagttgggtttggatgtatctgatatgaaaggagaaatggttgttgaaactccagctaagggttcagtaactacttctctagTTTGCTTGAGATGTCCATTGTCCATGTTTAGTAGAGACTTTGTAGTCGACTTACTGTGtttgccgttgacgggtatggatgttatttttggaatgaattggttagagtataaccgagttcatatcaattgctttagtaagacggtgcatttttcttccgctgaagaagaaggtgaagttgagttcttatctacaaaacagatgaaacagctagaacgtgatggaattctgatgtattctttaatggcatatttgtcgttagaaaatcaagctgtgattgacaggttgCCGGTGGtcaatgaatttccagaagtatttcctgatgagattcctgatgtgccaccagagagggaggttgaattttcaattgaccttgttccacgaacaaagccggtgtcgatggcacgatatcgtatgtcagcttctgagttagctgaattgaagaaacagttggaggacttacttgataagaagttcgtaagaccaagtgtttcaccttggggagcgccggtgttGTTAGTTAAGAAGAATGATGGTAGCATGATATTGTGCAttgattaccgtcagttgaacaaagttgcgataaagaataggtatccacttccgagaattgatgacttgatggatcagttagcgggtgcaaaggtgttcagtaagattgacttgaggtcaggttaccattacattaaggtgaaggatgaggatatgcagaaaacggcctttaggacacgatatggacattacaaatacaaggtgatgcctttcggtgttactaatgcgcctagagtgttcatggagtatatgaaccgaattttccatgcttttctggataaatttgtggttgtgtttattgatgacattCTTATCTATTCTAGGActgaagaggagcatgcagagcatctgaagattgtattgcaagtcttgaaagaaaagaagttgtatgctaagttgtcaaagtgtgagttctggttaagtgaaatgagttttctgggtcacattatttctggtagtggtattgcagttgatccatcgaaagttgatgcagtatcacaatgggagactccgaagtgagtaactgaaatcagaagctttttgggtttggctggttattaccgtaggtttattgagggattttcgaagttggcactttcgttgactcagttgacctgtaagggtaagtcttttgtgtgggatgctcagtgtgagaggagtttcaatgagttgaagcgaagattgacgacTGCTCGTATTTTGATTTTACCTAAGCCAGAAGAGCCgtttgttgtttattgtgatgcatctaagctgggcttaggtggtgttttgatgcaagatggtaaggtggtagcttatgcttctaggcaattgAGGatacatgagaagaattatcctacgcatgatctggagttggctgcggtggtgtttgttttaaaaatttggaggcaatatttgtacggttccagatttgaggtgttcagtgatcataaaagcttgaaatatttatttgatcagaagtaattgaacatgaggcagagaagatggttagaactgttgaaggattatgattttggcttgaattaccatcctggtaaagccaatgtggttgctgatgcgctgagcaggaagacattgcatatgtctactttgatggtgaaggaatttgaattGCTAGAACaatttagagacttgagtcttgtctgtgaattgacgcctcagagtatacagttggggatgTTGAAGATTAATaatgatttcttgaatagtatccgagaagctcagcaggtggatttgaagtttgttgatttgatgactactggtaatgacactgaggatagtgacttcaaggttgatgatcatgGTGTtttgaggttcagaggaagaatttgcCTTCCTGACAGTaatgagttgaaaaagttgattttagaagaaagtcacaagagtagcttgagtattcacccgggagctacgatgatgtaccatgatttgaagaagctgttttggtggtccggtttgaagtGTGTTGTCGCTCAGTTTGTGTATGCGTgcttgacttgtcagaagtctaaggttgagcatcagaagcctgcagggttgttgacaccgttagatgtaccggagtggaagtggaacaatatttctatggatttcgtgacaagtttaccgaacactccgagagggcatgatgccatttgggttattgtcgacaggttgacgaagtcggcacatttcattccaattgatatcagttatccggtagcacagttggcggagatttatttTCATAACATTGTGAAGCTACACGGTGTACCGTCgtgtattgtgtcggatagggatccgaggttcacttctagattctggaagagtttgcaagatgctttGGGATCGaggttgaggttgagttcggcttatcatcctcagacagatggtcagtcggagaggacgatccagTCATTGGAGGAtatgttgagagtgtgtgtgcttgagcaaggtggagcttgggatagttacctaccgttgatagagttcacatacaacaacagttaccattcgagtattggtatggcaccgttcgaagctttgtatggtcggaggtgcaggaatcctttatgctggtttgagtcaggagagagtgttgtgttgggaccggatttggttcatcagactactgagaaagtcaagatgataagggaaaagataaaagcgtcgcagagtcgacagaagagttaccatgataagcggagaaaggcccttgagtttcaggagggtgatcatgtttttcttagagttactcctatgacgggtgtaggacgtgcattgaagtcgaggaagttgactccaaagttcattggtccgtatcagattttaGAAAGgattggaacagtggcatatagagttggtttccCACcccatctttcgaacttgcatgatgtgtttcatgtgtcgcagcttcggaagtatgtaacgccctagtcgatatatttatttattttgaattgattAGAGTCTTTtacatgattttaaataatattggtgatttatgtggcgtgttatattttattacatagtttattttataataatt containing:
- the LOC120576985 gene encoding zinc finger CCHC domain-containing protein 9-like yields the protein MLETFLRNHPPTFKGRYDHDGAQTWLKEIERVFRVMQCSEVQKVRFGMHMLAEEANDWREFLNRYFPEDVRGKKETEFLELKQGNMSVTEYAAKRPKKKDAPAEIVCYTCGEKGHKSNACPGDVKRCFRCGKKGHALAECKHDDIVCFNCNEEGHIGSQCKKPKKAQTTSRVFALTGTQTRIS